The window CATATAATGCTGTTCCATCCATGTTGATGGTGGCACCCACAGGCAGCACAAAACGTGTGATTCGCTTGTCAATTTTGTTGTTCTCCTCCAGACATTTAAAGGTGACAGGGAGGGTGGCAGAGCTGGGAGATAAAAGAATGGAAAAGGGTTAAACACAGTTTTAAGCAAAAAAAATTGGGAAACATGCTTTACAAGTAGAAATTATGAATCACTTTGCTTGAATAGTTCAGTTCAAAGATCACTCACTTACTTTGTGTATCAGTGAACAATCACATCACCATGATGTTCTGTGTGGATTCTGACTGTCTCACTACTGTCAGTTCAGTAGTAAGCTCAGGTTAGCACACATACGAACAAGTCTTTAACATCAAATCTTCAAAGTGAACTGACTGCTCTGAATCACCAGTGGCTCTGATCGAGTCAGCAGCTTTTAGCAGTGGAGCTTCTCAGTTCACTTGTGTATTCGGTTCAGTACAAAACTAGGGCGATACTGTATAAGATGTGTTTATAAGGCCAATCTCACCAGTGAACAATTTGCAACAGAGTTCAGATCATGATGTTGCTGTGGCTTTTGCTGTCATCCACTGTGTTTTTAACCAGGAGGTAATGTTCTGTAAATCATGGATGACAGTACCTTCAATCACTAATGAAGAGCTCCACTGCTAAAAGCTACAGATTCAGTCAGTGGTGGTGATGCAGCACAGTTTAAAGAGTCAGTGTTAAAGATTTGCTTGCACATGCAGTGAACACCTTTAACTAGCCTGGTTTGCCATCAAACAGACATGCATATGAGCGCATTGTCTGGCAcatgtttagcctagcttaccATAGTCTGCAAACAAGACAGAGAGCTGTCTTAGTTATATTAAGTGCATATGTTGCCAGGTTTGCTCAAAATCCAGGTGAGTCATGGGGAGGGGTGTAACGATCAGCCAATACATATCCGAAaaccaataaaataataacagatTTGGCTAATGTAATATACAACCCGAATTCTGCATGAAACATGCAAGAAAATTGATCTGGCTGTAAAGATCTTGTCTTTCAAAGTAACTCTCTGCActcctgtgcatgtgttgtcCAGCTTGGTGTGACACTCCCCTCTTCTGCTATCTAACCACGTTCTCCAAAGCTTATCTACTTCAAGCCATACTGGGACCATCATAAACCAACACAGAATGAGTAAAGCTAACTCTAGCAGCTAATACTACCTCTGACCCCAACTCTTCCAGTTCCATATGCTTTTTTATTAACAGGCACATGCGCCAATACAGTGTTATTTAAACTACCAAACTGAGAAGCCTGCCACCATAGAGAGGGGCGTGATGCCATAGTCCACTGAATGGGGACAATAGGCCATGCGTTCAGAAAGTCTTTCTTTGAGGGCAttctctgtgtcacacatgAAAAGTGAGTGGTAAGTGatgtttaaaaaaggaaaaaaagagcttgAAAAAGAAGTTAAAGCTTTACATACTTTCACACCTCTGATGCAGCCTCCATGATTCTTACATCAGAAAGGTCAGGGGGCCTGTTTGACAATTAGACATGCACCGAGTATAAAGCATACTGATGCTTTTAGAAAACAAAGCATGTTCCAGGTAGTTTCAAGGGCTTTTTGTAACTTTTGACAGAGCTGGGCTTGCTGTCCAcctgctctttgtctttgtgctaaaaaCTCGGCTAGATACTCACACTGTGGTGTGATACATCCAACTGTGGGTTTGCCCACAAATAAACATAGTTCCCAAAATGCTAGACTGTTTGTTTCAGAGAATGATTGTTATTCATTTGTTGAGGAGTCATAGTGTTAGACATGACTTACCTGGAGGAGGTGCCCAGGGCTGTTACCAGAGCTTGCAGTAGCCCAGCAATGAAGATAAAGGGGTTTTGTCGAGTGATAGCAAAATAAAGAGTGGGAAGAATAAGAACGGCATGGATCATTAAGCCAATGATTACTGTGATAGTATACATGCCCAGCTGACCACCCATCTGTGTCAGATCATCCATctccacaatctttcctgcaaTCAGGAACAGGATACCAATAGGAGCATACCtgacaggagcagaggagcagtgaCTTATTGGAGTGATGGTAACATTTATTCAACATGAAACACCTCCCACTGAAAGTGAAGTCTTACCACATGATGATGGCAACCAAACGCATTATAGCTTCATTGAGGCTGTCGAAGAAATCCCTCAGGAGCTGGCCCTGCTCCTTCATGTTACCAATTATTAGACCAAAGCACATGGAGAAGACCACCAGCCCGAGGGCGTTGACCCCGTTCACCTGACCCGGCACTGGGATCACGTCCTCTCGTGCAATCTCCATGACCTCCTGGGTGCCATTGGTTGAGTTGAAGAGGGTGTCATTCACTGTCACCGTCACATGGACGACTCGCTTTCCATATTTTGTTTTgaactgaagaaagagagaatgaaaggaTCAAGTCATACTGCGCTAAGGTCAGCCTTCAGAATCATGTGATGGTGCTTTGAGTTAAATTACTGTTTCATGTCCTCCTTTCTCATCCTTACcactgagaaaaatgttttagtAGTTTTAATGGTCAGCTGACCTTGTCACCAGTGGCACAATCATGTGGGTAATATGTGGATCACACTATTAGGAACCATACATGGTGTAGTATCTTTTCCGATCTCATCTGGATTCTCATAAGTTCTGCTTCAGttattcatggttcccagaaaatgaatttcagtgttttaatgaaGCAATGATCTCTTGTGTAGACCCACTCTCAGGTCAACTTCCTCTTTGTTCATAAACAAAAACTTGCTGGATTGAAACTCACACATTGGATTTGGGTCTAAATATGGTTCAGCCTGAAACATTTTGTAAACTGTCAGGCTTTAGCTGGACTGGGACCTTTATGAACCAGTTGGGGTCAGTCTAGGGTCAAGCTTTCAGACTCAGTGAAGTACTCTACCCTTTGCCTTTCCATGAGCACATTCCACTTGTCTAAACCATCCAGTGGGCAGATTGCTTCCCATTCATGCTTTTCAGAGGGTAAACTCTacacaaaatatatttaacCTTTTACACATGGCATGATCTAGTAGGCAAAGtatcatttattttgttggaCATGCTCAAGCTCTCAAGGGTCTTAAAGAATAGAACACATATCAGTTTGTTGTTAGATCTGTTGTGTTGTGGGGTGtgatgaacacagcaggggctaGGGGCTGCTTCTCAAAGGATTACCCATTTGAAGAGTCCATGGATACGAAAGCACTGCAGTTTCATTGAGTATTCATTATAAAGCTCACCTGCTGTGTGCAGGCTTGGACCAAGTTCGGTGGAAACATGTTTCTGCAATCAGAAATCACACAGTGTTTAACTGAAGATGTTGGACAGTTACTGTCACTTTGGGAATATCATTGTTCCTCTATGCAGGCTACCTGATCAGATCTAAGAAGGCATCAGCAGGACTGACTTGCTCTATCGTCTGCTGCTTTCCAAACTCATCCTTTGATCCTTTTCCCGGGTGGATGATGAGGACGATGATGATACCAATGAAGACTGCGATAAAAGTTGTGGTCATGTAGTAAATCACGGCTCTCATGCCCATCTTTCCTGAGGCTTTGCTGTCCAAAGCTGCCATTCCTGATGGACAGAGAGTGGAATGTAGATGATTATTAAAGCCTCCAGAAATATTCTTTATAAACAGAAAAGTCTACCAGCATCAAGTCATGGGGTgaggttttctttgtttctctgtctctgtaacACTGTTTAGTGTTAACAGCAGCTCCTCGTACACAACTCTATACAGGTCTCAACATTCATCAAAGCTGTAGCTATAGCTTCTGTTCAACCTCTGTAACATGATGTTATTTCTTCATGGTTGAAAcatgttcagattttacagcacagATCTATTTAAAGGTTAATTTAGGCATTAGAATAATCCAGTTCCAGCTTTTTAGAAAGATAAGTGGAAAAATCTCTTCtgcataaatacacaaatacaaagtGGAGAGTGGTGAAGAAGATGGCCTGGGATCAAAGAGAAGTCTCTCTACCATGCAGTCAGTGTCAATGATAGGAAATACTGTAAATAGGATGTCAATTTTACTGAAAGGGAGCATTTAAAGTTGGCACTGATGACTAAACAGTTGACTATGTGTAGTCAATGGAAACACTGCCATAATAACAGAAATGCTGGCAGTGTGGGGAAAACTTTTTTGACACTAGCAAAAATAAGATGTAGGCTCCAACTTTGTAAACTCAAACACTTTGGACTTTCTCCTGTACAGTGTTTTCTACAGTCTCACTGGGAGAGGGCTCAGCTATTAAACAAATTGAGGCCCACTGGTGCAAACCATGAGAATAGACCTAGTGCAGCTGGAGGCCACAAAGATGAAGCACCTTCCACGAGTCATCCGAAGCAATGCTTCTCTTTAACTGAACCAGTGGAAGTCTCATCACCACCAAACTAGGAATGAGGTTGGTCTCCTCAGCAATTACTGGGTTGTAAAGACTACCTCAACCGAGCTGTCATTCCATACAGCACCAAGTAAGCCAaatcttttacattttattctaCCCATCTGATCTTTTCACGTTCTGGGTTTTGTCTCAAAAATGTCAGCAGTTGCCAtagctccagtgtgtgtgtctcatgcatAACCATTACATTTGAGTAACAGAGCAAAGCATCTGATTTTCCAAAAATAACTACCCAATGATCTTTGGACATGCCAGAAGGTTCTTGAACAAAGCTTATCCTGCATAGCATACATTTCATATTTTGCTGGTGTTTTACAAAAAAGGAAGGACATATGTCCTTTCTCACTACCTGGATCAAGAAATACAATCACAAATGTATAGAGGAATTAGATCAAGTATGGATGGATGTAATTTGTTCACTTTCACCCTGTCACCTGTTCATAGACTAAAGAGTCCAACAAAGAGATCCTACTGATCCATACTGAAACCAGATCACATCAGTTGAGCTGCTTTGTCAGACCCATTTTTGCTTTTCCACTGCTCCCCTTCTGACTGCTTAGTCACCATTTCATATGTAATTGATTTaaaccacagagctgcagtgtggtGGCTGATGAAGACATGGCACTAAAGCAACAACTGACCAAAAAGCAATATGTGATCATATGATATCCATCATGTTCATACCACATAAACATGGATGAAAAGTGATGAGAAACTCAATCATACCTTTGAATATATATAAGAAAGTTGATGTTAATAAGTCCTGTGTCCATTGACAGATCAGTAACATTTATGACATAATGTGAGAGCGTACTGTACCTGTTATGAGACTGGAGATCAGTAAGGGGAGAACGAGCATCTGAAGCATTCTCATTAACAACTCTCCAGGGAAAGAGAAGTACTTCACTTCTCGATAGGTCATTTTATAAGGGCGAAGCGTGAATCCCAGAATGATACCTGCACAGAGAACAGCAGTGTGGGCCTGTGTgttatatgcatgtgtgtttctattGCTTTGACAACACTTTGACTAAATGAAGTCTGAGGCATTTCCATGTGGCTTCCAGGAGCATACGCACCTACAACAACTGCCCCAACTGTAAAGAGCACAAAAGCGTTCTTCTTGAGGAAAGCCTGGACGTCCTCTTTGGAGATCTCTTCCACTTTCCTCTTGGCCTTCATGGTGCGTATGTGAATGCCTTCCCTGATACGCTGCATCCTGCTGTAGTAAACCCAGATACATCCATCAGTGCAATTAGAGTGTGTTCAGACTTGTCAACAGGCTGGTAAATTCATTTCTGCATCTGACAACAGAGACTGGGGATAAAATTCACAGTCCTCATTCTGAGCAAAAGGTGCAAACAGAGCAATCTAAAGGACAGTTTCTGACTGAGAcaaatcaaagtgtgtgtctcCCAACTTTATAATCTCTTAAGGACAAAATGATTCCATGGAGAGTGTTTCTTTGCTGAGCCAGTGGAGGTAGACTTCATGGTAGCTATGGTTTATTGCTTTTTTCCCAGATGACCATCTGTTTTTTTGGTGGAGCACTCTGTGTCCACCCCTGCAGTGTCAATGGACTGGTCTCCTTTAAATGAAAGAGTGGGCTACATTCAGCTTGTCCCTCTATTGTGGTTGACCATCTTTTTAACACAGTTTCTTTCTCTGGAGCAACGCAGCAGAGCACTTTGCATGACAGACCTGGACAGCATTGCCAAAACCACATAAAGGAAAGCCTAGAAAAGTTATGGTGACCAAAATGCAAAGCTTGGTTTGCATAGCTTTGTTGTCATGACATGGTCCACTAATGGCAAAAGTTTTTATGTGATCATGAGCACCAAAGTCCAGTAATAATGATTCATTTGGAAAAAGGCATGTTACACTATAAACATCATCAACACAAGTATACTATAATTAAACTTTTTGTTATGAAAAATTTATaattgtttgcttttgtctAATGGACATCAAAATATTTCGTTTGCAGCAGGGCTCCCATCTTCCACTTCCTACAGCTCTTGGAGTTGTACTTGTGGTCCAATTTTTACAGATTTGGAAAGTCAGTAT is drawn from Chaetodon trifascialis isolate fChaTrf1 chromosome 20, fChaTrf1.hap1, whole genome shotgun sequence and contains these coding sequences:
- the LOC139348931 gene encoding excitatory amino acid transporter 1-like, translating into MQRIREGIHIRTMKAKRKVEEISKEDVQAFLKKNAFVLFTVGAVVVGIILGFTLRPYKMTYREVKYFSFPGELLMRMLQMLVLPLLISSLITGMAALDSKASGKMGMRAVIYYMTTTFIAVFIGIIIVLIIHPGKGSKDEFGKQQTIEQVSPADAFLDLIRNMFPPNLVQACTQQFKTKYGKRVVHVTVTVNDTLFNSTNGTQEVMEIAREDVIPVPGQVNGVNALGLVVFSMCFGLIIGNMKEQGQLLRDFFDSLNEAIMRLVAIIMWYAPIGILFLIAGKIVEMDDLTQMGGQLGMYTITVIIGLMIHAVLILPTLYFAITRQNPFIFIAGLLQALVTALGTSSSSATLPVTFKCLEENNKIDKRITRFVLPVGATINMDGTALYEALAAIFIAQVNNMEMNFGQIITISITATAASIGAAGIPQAGLVTMVIVLTSVGLPTDDITLIIAVDWFLDRLRTTTNVLGDSIGAGIVEFLSRHELRSKDVEMGNSVLEEKERKKPYKLISQDSDFENDKRAHSESNM